In one window of uncultured Acetobacteroides sp. DNA:
- a CDS encoding TolC family protein — translation MILACQGLSAQPAKVLTLHEAYELAIANSKQLKLAQTGVGLAQSATSLTKTALLPSLDVSLSATYIGNGIIMNRDFSNAQSVWMPHFGNSFSVEASQVIFTGGALATSIEKNKLEEQVAQLSYSRNELDICFLVTGYYLDLFKLKNQREVFLKNIEQTELLIQQIKSKESQGMALGSDVTRHELMLQNLKLALIEIDNNSRIINNQLVVTLGLSPEIQIVPDPSILNLDTSKGNSANLLQHAIENLPELRSAALSREIAAKELRIAKADYYPRVALVASNSFNGPILIEVPTINKNFNSWYVGVGVSYNLASLYKTKRKVQVASTRQLAAEYAEALAIEQAQVAVHSASTKFKESFEKLTVYETSSRLADENYRIINNSYLNGLVLITEMLDASNTKLNAELQVVNAKLNVIYSYYRLQREIGSNQNK, via the coding sequence TTGATTTTGGCCTGTCAAGGTCTTTCGGCACAGCCGGCCAAGGTGCTAACGCTACACGAGGCTTACGAATTGGCCATTGCCAATAGCAAGCAGCTAAAGCTGGCTCAGACAGGTGTTGGATTGGCACAATCGGCTACCAGCTTAACCAAAACAGCGCTGCTGCCCTCGCTCGATGTCTCGCTTTCGGCTACCTACATTGGGAATGGCATCATCATGAATAGAGACTTCTCCAATGCTCAGAGTGTTTGGATGCCACATTTTGGGAATAGCTTCAGCGTGGAGGCCTCGCAGGTGATTTTTACGGGAGGTGCCCTTGCTACAAGCATCGAGAAGAACAAGCTGGAGGAGCAGGTGGCACAGCTTAGCTACAGCCGCAACGAGCTGGACATCTGTTTCCTGGTAACGGGTTACTACCTCGATCTATTCAAGCTTAAGAACCAGCGTGAGGTATTCCTGAAGAATATTGAGCAAACGGAGCTTCTGATACAGCAAATCAAGTCGAAGGAATCGCAGGGAATGGCTTTAGGTAGCGATGTTACCCGCCACGAGCTGATGCTGCAGAACCTAAAGCTGGCGCTAATCGAAATCGACAACAACAGTAGAATCATAAACAACCAGCTGGTGGTTACGCTCGGCCTATCACCCGAAATACAGATTGTTCCCGATCCTTCAATTCTAAATCTAGATACGAGTAAGGGAAATTCGGCGAACCTGCTTCAGCATGCCATCGAAAATCTGCCGGAGCTGAGATCGGCAGCGCTAAGTAGGGAGATTGCCGCAAAAGAGCTGCGCATTGCCAAGGCGGACTACTACCCTCGTGTTGCACTTGTGGCTTCCAACAGCTTTAATGGGCCTATTCTTATAGAGGTGCCCACCATCAACAAGAACTTCAACAGCTGGTATGTGGGAGTCGGGGTAAGCTACAACCTCGCCTCGCTTTACAAAACCAAAAGAAAGGTACAGGTTGCCAGCACACGACAGCTTGCTGCGGAATATGCCGAAGCGCTTGCCATCGAGCAGGCACAGGTGGCTGTACACAGCGCTTCCACCAAGTTTAAGGAGTCGTTTGAGAAGCTAACGGTATACGAAACCAGCAGCCGCCTGGCCGACGAGAACTATCGCATCATAAATAACAGCTACCTGAACGGGTTGGTGCTAATTACCGAGATGCTCGATGCCAGCAATACCAAGCTTAACGCCGAGCTGCAGGTTGTAAATGCAAAGCTCAACGTAATATACAGCTACTACAGGCTGCAGAGGGAAATTGGAAGTAATCAGAACAAATAA
- a CDS encoding Crp/Fnr family transcriptional regulator — protein MIEQLIERIKKDEESWPHFQNSFVETKIPSRAVLLRDGEISTHIYIIKKGCLRQWFNKDGKEITLQFFFENQPVASIDSFLSNQPSLFTIESIEPSTIISVTKETFEKLNRIYPDFKDGFNEYVFKRFRNYAQLFLSRIKDSPKERYEDLIKTHPEIVRRVPQHYIASYLGITPISLSRIRNRR, from the coding sequence ATGATTGAACAATTGATCGAAAGAATCAAAAAGGACGAAGAAAGCTGGCCTCATTTTCAGAATTCATTTGTTGAAACGAAGATACCATCAAGAGCTGTTTTATTGCGTGATGGAGAAATATCTACCCATATCTACATCATCAAAAAAGGCTGCCTAAGGCAATGGTTCAATAAGGACGGTAAAGAAATTACGCTTCAGTTCTTTTTCGAAAACCAGCCTGTTGCTTCTATTGATAGCTTCTTAAGCAATCAACCCAGCCTGTTCACAATTGAGAGTATCGAACCTTCAACCATTATTTCAGTTACGAAAGAAACCTTCGAAAAGCTCAATAGAATCTATCCCGATTTTAAGGATGGATTCAACGAATACGTATTTAAGAGATTCAGGAATTATGCTCAATTGTTCCTCTCCCGCATTAAGGACTCCCCCAAGGAAAGGTATGAAGACTTGATAAAAACCCATCCTGAAATAGTTAGAAGAGTGCCCCAACACTACATCGCTTCCTATTTAGGGATAACGCCTATTTCGCTTAGTAGAATAAGAAATAGAAGGTAA
- a CDS encoding helix-turn-helix domain-containing protein: MQQPSPDLFFVDKTNIGTDFHISLHNNALPIDFSPCRISSCLVCLCLEGKAEIEVDLLPYHIRPNSIIVVFPGQILACNEKSDDFTLAYFSFSNLLIDEILFRFPTAFIGFLRETPVYHLPEKEKHTLWGEYFTMLHGKYFEVKNVCRSAIIFNLLHNFYMDLYSKVIANNEIHLRQRKRKKEIQEEFFRLVKLHKDNREVAFFAEKLCITPKYLSIITKESTGNSAKWLIDKFAITELKLQLKTTSTPLKEIAENLNYPCEAFLCKYFKKHTGVTPSHYRNTSR; this comes from the coding sequence ATGCAGCAACCATCTCCTGATCTTTTTTTCGTTGATAAAACGAATATTGGAACTGATTTTCACATCTCGCTACACAACAACGCCTTGCCGATAGACTTTTCGCCTTGCCGAATAAGCTCCTGCTTGGTTTGCCTTTGCCTAGAAGGGAAGGCTGAGATAGAAGTAGACTTGCTGCCATACCATATTAGGCCCAACAGCATTATTGTGGTTTTCCCGGGGCAAATACTGGCTTGCAACGAAAAATCAGACGACTTTACGCTTGCCTACTTCTCGTTTTCCAATCTTCTGATCGACGAAATTCTGTTTCGATTTCCAACAGCTTTTATTGGGTTCCTAAGAGAAACCCCTGTTTACCATTTACCCGAGAAAGAGAAGCATACGCTTTGGGGCGAATACTTTACGATGCTACATGGCAAATACTTTGAGGTAAAAAACGTGTGCCGCAGCGCGATAATATTCAACCTGCTGCATAACTTTTACATGGATTTGTACAGCAAGGTGATTGCCAACAACGAGATACACCTACGCCAGCGTAAGCGTAAAAAGGAGATTCAGGAAGAATTCTTTCGTTTGGTAAAGCTGCACAAGGATAATCGTGAGGTTGCCTTTTTTGCCGAAAAGCTCTGCATAACGCCCAAATACCTCTCCATTATCACAAAGGAAAGTACAGGAAATTCTGCCAAATGGCTTATTGATAAGTTTGCCATAACGGAGCTCAAGCTGCAGCTTAAAACAACATCCACCCCACTCAAGGAAATTGCAGAGAACCTTAACTACCCCTGCGAAGCATTCCTGTGCAAGTACTTTAAGAAGCATACAGGCGTAACACCATCGCACTATAGGAATACAAGCAGGTAA
- a CDS encoding DUF4405 domain-containing protein: protein MGRNINRFIINLGLLLFGIATVFSGMLIQAKYHMGNHGNIATKNLVLGINYQGWSDIHKISIVALSLLIICHVYLHRKWYKAAIIKRHISKNQQVLMLSVLFVVVAITGLTPWLIDLLNGNEMQRKVFIEIHDKLTLILSVYLTLHIIKRLKWYFSTFEKIRKEAQHIESDHTPFG from the coding sequence ATGGGAAGGAATATCAACCGGTTCATAATTAATCTTGGCCTATTACTATTTGGAATTGCAACAGTATTCTCTGGAATGCTGATTCAGGCAAAGTACCACATGGGCAATCATGGAAATATTGCTACAAAGAACCTTGTTCTCGGAATTAACTACCAAGGTTGGTCGGATATCCATAAAATATCGATTGTGGCACTCTCCTTATTAATAATTTGTCATGTTTACCTACATAGGAAATGGTACAAAGCTGCGATTATAAAAAGGCACATCTCAAAAAATCAACAAGTATTGATGCTATCGGTGCTTTTTGTCGTAGTCGCAATTACGGGATTAACCCCTTGGCTTATCGATTTGCTGAACGGCAATGAAATGCAAAGGAAAGTATTCATTGAAATTCACGATAAGCTTACTTTAATCCTATCGGTTTATCTTACTTTGCATATCATCAAAAGATTGAAATGGTATTTCTCCACCTTTGAGAAAATAAGAAAGGAAGCACAGCACATAGAAAGTGATCATACCCCGTTCGGCTAA
- a CDS encoding HlyD family secretion protein: MAKKKMKLAYNIVVGLLLVGCIIWVCGKFVHLGDVEFTDNAQVKQQIVPINSRVQGFIKRISFKEYQRVRKGDTLVLIEDAEYRYRVAQAEADYKNAIIGKKAMGTTILTTQSNIGVTEAGIEESRVRLENAKKEFNRYKNLLAQKSVTQQQFDAASANYEAAKARYEQTQRQRATTSLVKNEQTLRLDQNDGGIKMAKAALELARLNLSYTVITAPCDGVTGRKNIEAGQLIQPGQALLDLVNDTERWVIANYKETQTANIREGMSVDLRIDAIPNVTFKGTVRSISRATGASFSLLPQDNSAGNFVKVEQRIPVRIEFSSSNKLQDMERLRSGMNVECEVNY; encoded by the coding sequence ATGGCAAAGAAGAAAATGAAGCTAGCGTATAATATTGTTGTTGGTCTACTGCTTGTGGGCTGTATTATTTGGGTTTGCGGCAAGTTTGTACATCTTGGGGATGTAGAATTTACCGATAACGCTCAGGTAAAGCAGCAAATCGTACCCATAAACTCGAGGGTGCAAGGGTTTATCAAGAGAATCAGCTTTAAGGAGTACCAACGAGTGCGTAAGGGTGATACGCTGGTGCTGATTGAGGATGCAGAGTACCGCTACCGCGTAGCGCAAGCCGAAGCCGACTATAAGAATGCGATTATCGGTAAAAAGGCAATGGGAACCACCATACTTACCACGCAAAGCAATATCGGCGTAACGGAAGCCGGTATTGAGGAAAGCCGGGTGCGCCTGGAAAATGCAAAGAAGGAATTCAACCGATATAAGAACCTTTTGGCGCAGAAATCGGTAACGCAGCAGCAGTTTGATGCTGCTAGCGCCAACTACGAAGCGGCGAAGGCTCGCTACGAGCAAACGCAGCGCCAGCGCGCCACCACCTCGCTGGTGAAGAACGAGCAAACCTTGCGCCTCGACCAAAACGATGGCGGAATAAAGATGGCGAAGGCCGCCCTGGAGCTTGCCCGCCTAAACTTGTCGTACACCGTGATTACGGCACCATGCGATGGCGTTACCGGACGGAAAAATATTGAAGCAGGACAGCTTATCCAGCCAGGACAGGCACTACTCGATTTGGTAAACGACACCGAGCGATGGGTAATTGCCAACTATAAGGAAACCCAAACGGCAAACATCCGCGAGGGGATGAGCGTAGACCTACGAATAGACGCTATCCCCAACGTAACATTTAAGGGTACGGTAAGATCGATATCGCGCGCTACGGGTGCCAGCTTTTCTCTTTTACCTCAAGACAACTCGGCTGGAAATTTTGTGAAGGTGGAGCAGCGGATACCTGTGCGCATCGAGTTTTCCAGCTCCAACAAGCTTCAGGATATGGAAAGGCTACGCTCGGGTATGAATGTGGAATGCGAGGTAAACTATTAA